Proteins encoded by one window of Nitrincola iocasae:
- a CDS encoding CynX/NimT family MFS transporter gives MNRVDRLHSPLEQHQRALAWLAVVGLLLAATNLRGGLVVFAPLVMEVRDALSLSASAFGMLTTLPLICFAVVSILVPLMTRFFSSITLVVLGLLVIALGVLLRLVASYPVVILGTLLLGSAIALLNVLIPVLVKVFFPGRVGLMTGLYSIMLSLGAGMGLYLAVPMMNYFNHWHYPVLVWALLPLVTCLIWVPLLRLRGAVKPVTGARVTLWKSTTAWAVTLYMGLQSFYFYAIVTWLPKILMESGLDPLEAGTATAMINLVSIPFNLFIPILAARMRQQRPLVVLVFLLSFSGLAGLWWAPQQAPVLWASLIGMGAGGSLSLALSFFILRTRDGVQATALSAMAQSLGYLLASTGPVTLALVRDLSGHWLAALLLLMMLQVFQLAFGWKAAAAVQVRPDADSLSEQVT, from the coding sequence ATGAACCGAGTTGACCGGCTGCATTCACCCCTTGAGCAACATCAGCGTGCCTTGGCCTGGCTTGCTGTCGTTGGTTTGTTATTAGCGGCAACGAATCTGCGTGGTGGCTTGGTGGTCTTCGCGCCCTTGGTCATGGAGGTGCGCGACGCACTCAGCCTTAGCGCCAGCGCATTTGGCATGCTGACTACCTTGCCGCTGATATGTTTTGCCGTGGTTTCCATCCTGGTGCCCTTAATGACACGGTTTTTTTCATCAATAACGCTGGTCGTTTTGGGGTTGCTGGTCATTGCGTTGGGAGTTCTGTTGCGCCTGGTCGCCAGTTATCCCGTGGTTATTCTGGGTACCTTGTTGCTGGGCTCTGCTATCGCTTTGCTGAATGTATTGATTCCGGTACTGGTGAAGGTGTTTTTTCCAGGGCGTGTTGGCTTGATGACCGGACTTTATTCAATCATGCTCAGCCTGGGAGCAGGAATGGGGCTGTATTTGGCCGTACCGATGATGAACTATTTTAATCACTGGCATTACCCGGTTCTGGTCTGGGCGCTGCTACCCCTGGTAACCTGCCTGATCTGGGTACCTTTGTTAAGGTTGCGTGGGGCGGTTAAGCCCGTAACCGGTGCGCGGGTTACCTTGTGGAAAAGCACTACAGCCTGGGCTGTAACCCTGTATATGGGGCTTCAGTCATTTTATTTTTACGCCATTGTCACCTGGTTGCCAAAAATTCTTATGGAAAGTGGTCTGGATCCACTTGAGGCCGGAACCGCAACGGCAATGATCAATCTGGTCAGTATTCCCTTTAATCTGTTTATTCCCATTCTGGCTGCCAGAATGCGACAACAGCGGCCCTTGGTTGTGCTGGTATTTTTATTGTCATTTTCGGGTCTGGCCGGGCTCTGGTGGGCACCTCAGCAAGCGCCTGTATTATGGGCCTCATTGATCGGTATGGGGGCTGGCGGGTCATTGAGCCTGGCACTCTCCTTTTTTATACTGCGCACCCGTGATGGAGTGCAGGCGACAGCGTTGTCGGCTATGGCACAAAGTCTGGGGTATCTTTTGGCATCGACGGGGCCGGTAACTCTGGCGCTGGTTCGTGACCTGAGTGGCCACTGGCTGGCCGCTTTGCTGTTGCTGATGATGTTACAGGTTTTTCAATTGGCATTCGGATGGAAAGCGGCGGCTGCCGTGCAGGTCAGACCGGATGCAGACTCTCTATCTGAACAGGTAACTTAA